From one Montipora capricornis isolate CH-2021 chromosome 10, ASM3666992v2, whole genome shotgun sequence genomic stretch:
- the LOC138019873 gene encoding uncharacterized protein: protein MSSIIVDISLGFVIFLLLFTASILLFILKFSKRKDTKADFTVQRSNNNRLSRHLGKLEQVLLQREKTNNWGTVTSVLLLDSEQELSHELLEKALGLLTKRYPLLRMRVKNFDDNNQAYFEEMENPETVDFQLLNKTTADNWTEAFDEELNSYLFNIEKGPLWRVRLLKETYSHGTFRNALLFTFQHVICDALSIFELQKYLQKLLISLHNGEKFEVESLPLRPQLEELIPELARPNVLERLMFSSFFMLQKVKALFFKPKNLFLTVYPPVASTEPSVTKKTCLLTRALTKEDTECLIKSCKSNKCTVHGAITASTNSAIARIMQREKASLKGPVAVQSTYSISMRKECEPKLNSNEFGAYVTGSTLSTAVPVIKDQKGFWELARTCTREVHAQIKSGKHRNLLKLYHCIDIPTYCKMSNYEDNQGRRSHIFNINNYGSQQTNQPENSPYKFAGTYFGVQAARTGHIFGNNLMTVDGQLYWAVEYFPHVTTKTQAEEFFNLSLDILNQMCSNHT from the coding sequence ATGTCGTCCATCATAGTTGATATCTCTTTGGGATTTGTCATTTTCTTGTTACTCTTTACAGCTTCTATTTTGCTGTTTATTTTAAAGTTCTCCAAGAGAAAAGACACAAAAGCTGATTTCACCGTTCAAAGATCCAATAACAACAGATTGTCACGGCACCTTGGAAAGCTGGAACAAGTGTTGttgcaaagagaaaaaacaaataactgGGGAACTGTAACTTCAGTTTTGCTGTTAGACTCTGAGCAAGAACTCAGTCATGAACTTCTTGAAAAAGCGCTTGGTCTTCTCACAAAACGATATCCCTTGTTACGAATGAGAGTTAAAAACTTCGACGACAACAACCAAGCCTATTTTGAGGAAATGGAAAACCCAGAAACGGTAGACTTTCAGCTCTTAAACAAGACAACAGCTGATAACTGGACAGAAGCCTTTGATGAAGAACTAAACAGTTATTTATTTAACATTGAAAAGGGTCCTTTGTGGCGTGTGAGATTGCTTAAAGAAACCTACAGCCATGGAACATTTCGGAACGCTTTACTTTTTACATTCCAACACGTCATCTGTGACGCGCTATCCATCTTTGAACTTCAAAAATACCTACAGAAATTATTGATTTCTCTCCACAATGGTGAAAAGTTTGAGGTGGAAAGCCTTCCATTAAGACCTCAGTTAGAAGAATTAATTCCCGAACTAGCAAGGCCTAATGTCTTAGAAAGACTgatgttttcaagtttcttcATGCTCCAAAAAGTCAAAGCAttgtttttcaaaccaaagAATTTGTTTCTTACGGTTTACCCTCCTGTGGCCAGCACAgagccatcggtaacaaaaaaGACTTGTCTTTTGACTCGAGCTCTCACGAAAGAAGACACTGAATGTTTAATCAAGAGTTGCAAGTCCAACAAGTGTACTGTACATGGTGCAATAACTGCGTCTACGAATTCGGCAATTGCTAGAATTATGCAGCGAGAAAAAGCGAGCTTAAAAGGTCCAGTGGCCGTTCAATCGACGTATTCTATCAGCATGAGAAAAGAATGTGAACCAAAACTGAACAGTAATGAATTCGGTGCTTATGTCACTGGGAGTACATTGTCAACCGCTGTTCCTGTAATCAAAGATCAGAAAGGCTTCTGGGAGCTTGCGCGAACGTGCACTCGCGAGGTCCACGCGCAGATCAAATCCGGAAAGCATCGAAATCTGCTGAAGCTCTATCATTGTATAGATATTCCGACATACTGCAAAATGTCAAATTACGAAGACAACCAGGGTCGTAGAAGCCACATTTTTAACATTAATAATTACGGGTCTCAACAAACAAATCAGCCTGAAAATAGCCCGTATAAATTTGCTGGAACATACTTTGGTGTCCAAGCTGCAAGAACTGGTCATATATTCGGGAACAATTTGATGACCGTAGATGGTCAACTTTACTGGGCTGTTGAATATTTCCCACATGTAACTACAAAGACACAAGCAGAAGAATTCTTTAACTTGTCTCTAGACATACTGAACCAAATGTGTAGTAATCACACATGA
- the LOC138021528 gene encoding uncharacterized protein — MFSLSPAARLLWKTRTGTAMRLHSKTRWWSKWEVLNQVMEFFGDVEPFLRENDNLSPVCRASLLEIFDDPVTARDLDIELAAMIDAGKHFVQATYYLEGDGPLVFACYERLSALAHAIAIDSFPNTEAKARQHAGRNMALYNQLVAQGKACINPGFRFYQQKFSLQFHNVVRAFKAARLCCPVQVQALRPTAVSVQELKQFTFITDAEVVQLVEELPNYLATADGAAIETEEDKVQWWATHAAALPNWSAAVKKILLVQPSSASAERVFSLLQNAFSKQQEAALEETVETSVMLRYNDNKRT; from the coding sequence ATGTTTTCTCTAAGTCCAGCTGCCCGGCTGTTGTGGAAGACAAGAACTGGCACAGCAATGCGACTTCATTCCAAAACCAGATGGTGGAGCAAATGGGAAGTCCTCAATCAGGTAATGGAGTTTTTTGGGGACGTTGAGCCCTTCCTAAGAGAAAATGATAACCTGTCTCCTGTTTGCCGTGCAAGCCTGTTGGAGATTTTTGATGATCCAGTTACTGCTAGAGACTTAGACATTGAGCTTGCTGCTATGATTGATGCGGGCAAGCACTTTGTTCAAGCAACTTATTATCTTGAGGGGGATGGTCCCTTAGTATTTGCTTGCTATGAACGTTTGTCTGCATTAGCACATGCAATAGCCATTGACTCTTTTCCAAACACCGAGGCCAAAGCTCGCCAACATGCAGGTAGAAATATGGCATTGTACAACCAGTTAGTTGCCCAAGGAAAGGCATGCATCAATCCAGGCTTCCGCTTTTACCAACAGAAATTCAGTTTGCAGTTCCACAATGTTGTTCGTGCATTTAAGGCTGCACGCTTATGTTGCCCAGTACAGGTGCAAGCACTACGTCCAACTGCTGTATCAGTCCAGGAACTAAAGCAATTTACTTTCATTACTGATGCAGAGGTTGTACAGCTTGTGGAAGAGCTGCCAAACTATCTGGCCACTGCTGATGGTGCAGCCATTGAAACAGAAGAAGACAAAGTACAGTGGTGGGCTACACATGCCGCTGCTCTCCCAAATTGGTCTGCTGCAGTCAAAAAGATCTTGTTGGTGCAGCCTAGTTCAGCATCGGCTGAGCGAGTGTTTAGCCTGCTACAAAATGCATTTAGCAAGCAGCAAGAGGCAGCATTAGAGGAAACAGTGGAAACATCGGTCATGTTACGTTACAATGACAATAAGCGCACATGA
- the LOC138020792 gene encoding uncharacterized protein — MAIALLGVRALNVPDTTSPFCSLLAIGPEKYDAWMANGAHSFTGAGNMRGPPRLEIVNENASIRSKLPTAACWSREITEEMLYVESESDFGATAGKSLTAKEKIVMIDESKSLPVEANNSTIELHLPVEAKEKIAMIDESKPLPIEWSWPVVDIYRAETWQGPPLATDTEFSRRKDTKADFTVQRSNNNRLSRHLGKLEQVLLQREKTNNWGTVTSVLLLDSEQELRQELLEKALGLLTKRYPLLRMRVKEFDDNNQAYFEEMENPETVDFQLLNKITADNWIEGFEEELNSYLFNIEKGPLWRVRLLKETYSHGTFRNALLFTFQHVICDALSIFELQKYLQKLLISLHNGEKFEVESLPLRPQLEELIPELARPNVSERLMFSSFFMLQKVKALFFKPENLFLSVYPPVASTEPSVTKKTCLLTRALTKEDTECLIKSCKSNKCTVHGAITASTNSAIARIMQREKASLKGPVAVQSTYSISMRKECEPKLNSNEFGAYVTGSTLSTAVPVIKDQQGFWELARMCTREVHAQIKSGKHRNLLKLYHCIDIPTYCEMSNYEDNQGRRSHIFNINNYGSQQTNQPENSPYKFAGTYFGVQAARTGHIFGNNLMTVDGQLYWAVEYFPHVTTKTQAEEFFNLSLDILNQMCSNYITSNHT; from the exons ATGGCTATAGCCCTGCTTGGTGTCCGCGCTTTGAATGTTCCTGACACAACAAGTCCGTTCTGCAGCCTTCTTGCAATTGGACCTGAGAAGTACGATGCGTGGATGGCTAACGGAGCTCATTCATTTACAGGTGCAGGAAACATGCGTGGTCCGCCTCGTCTTGAAATCGTCAA TGAAAATGCTTCTATTCGAAGTAAACTGCCGACTGCAGCTTGCTGGTCTCGGGAGATAACAGAGGAAATGCTTTATGTCGAAAGCGAAAGCGACTTCGGTGCCACAGCTGGGAAATCATTAACA GCGAAAGAAAAGATTGTAATGATCGATGAGTCAAAATCTCTACCCGTTGAGGCAAATAATTCAACCATCGAGTTACATTTGCCCGTTGAGGCGAAAGAAAAGATTGCAATGATCGATGAGTCAAAACCTCTGCCCATTGAG TGGAGCTGGCcggtggtggatatttaccgagccgagACTTGGCAAGGTCCTCCattagccaccgacactgag TTCTCCAGGAGAAAAGACACAAAAGCTGATTTCACCGTTCAAAGATCCAATAACAACAGATTGTCACGGCACCTTGGAAAGCTGGAACAAGTGTTGttgcaaagagaaaaaacaaataactgGGGAACTGTAACTTCAGTTTTGCTGTTAGACTCTGAGCAAGAACTCAGGCAAGAACTTCTTGAAAAAGCGCTTGGTCTTCTCACAAAACGATATCCTTTGTTACGAATGAGAGTCAAGGAGTTCGACGACAACAACCAAGCCTATTTTGAGGAAATGGAAAACCCAGAAACGGTAGACTTTCAGCTCTTAAACAAGATAACAGCTGATAACTGGATAGAGGGCTTTGAGGAAGAACTAAACAGTTATTTATTTAACATTGAAAAGGGTCCTTTGTGGCGTGTGAGATTGCTTAAAGAAACCTACAGCCATGGAACATTTCGGAACGCTTTACTTTTTACATTCCAACACGTCATCTGTGACGCGCTATCCATCTTTGAACTTCAAAAATACCTACAGAAATTATTGATTTCTCTCCACAACGGTGAAAAGTTTGAGGTGGAAAGCCTTCCATTAAGACCTCAGTTAGAAGAATTAATTCCTGAACTAGCAAGGCCTAATGTCTCAGAAAGACTgatgttttcaagtttcttcATGCTCCAAAAAGTCAAAGCATTGTTTTTCAAACCAGAGAATTTGTTTCTTTCGGTTTACCCTCCTGTGGCCAGCACAgagccatcggtaacaaaaaaGACTTGTCTTTTGACTCGAGCTCTCACGAAAGAAGACACTGAATGTTTAATCAAGAGTTGCAAGTCCAACAAGTGTACTGTACATGGTGCAATAACTGCGTCTACGAATTCGGCAATTGCTAGAATTATGCAGCGAGAAAAAGCGAGCTTAAAAGGTCCAGTGGCCGTTCAATCGACGTATTCTATCAGCATGAGAAAAGAATGTGAACCAAAACTGAACAGTAATGAATTCGGTGCTTATGTCACTGGGAGTACATTGTCAACCGCTGTTCCTGTAATCAAAGATCAGCAAGGCTTCTGGGAGCTTGCGCGGATGTGCACTCGCGAGGTCCACGCGCAGATCAAATCCGGAAAGCATCGAAATCTGCTGAAGCTCTATCATTGTATAGATATTCCGACATACTGCGAAATGTCAAATTACGAAGACAACCAGGGTCGTAGAAGCCACATTTTTAACATTAATAATTACGGGTCTCAACAAACAAATCAGCCTGAAAATAGCCCGTATAAATTTGCTGGAACATATTTTGGTGTTCAAGCCGCAAGAACTGGCCATATATTCGGGAACAATTTGATGACCGTAGATGGTCAACTTTACTGGGCTGTTGAATATTTCCCACATGTAACTACAAAGACACAAGCAGAAGAATTCTTTAACTTGTCTCTAGACATACTGAACCAAATGTGTAGTAATTACATAACTTCGAACCACACATGA